AACCGCCCGAGCCGAGCACCTTGTAGGCGTAGAGCGTGGCGCGCGGTGCCACTCCGCGCAGTCCGGAGCCGTCGGCCGCCACGATGCCGGCGACGTGGGTGCCGTGCCCCTCGTCGTCCATCGGGTCGGCATCGTCGTTGAAGAAGTCCCAACCACCCGCGACCCGGAATCCCGGGCCGAATCCGCCGCCGAGCCATGGATGGTGATAGTCCACACCGGTGTCGATGATGCCGACTCGCACGCCGGCGCCGGTGAAGCCGAACTCTCCCCACACGCGATCGGCGCGAATCAGCGGGACACTCGAGAAGAGCGAGGCCCTCACCTCGACGTCCGGCGACACCGACTGCACGTAGGGCAACGCTTTCAGCTGCGACTCGAGCGCCGCCGGCACCTGCACCGCTACACCCGAGAGCAGGCGTGAGAATCGTTGGCGAATCGCGATACCCGGCGCAATCGCGGTGCCCGCGGTCGCGGCCGCGAGTCGCGCCAGGTCGTTCTCGAAGCGCGCGGTGACTCGATCGACCTCGGCCGCCTGGTCGCGACGGACGGTACTGCCCTGCTTCGAAAACGCGGCGGGGCCATGGAAGCGAACGATGATCGAGCGCAGGTTGTCGTCGCGCACGATCGCGTAGGTCACCGGGCCGTCGGGCCCGAAGATCCGCCACACGCCGGAGTCGGGTCGCAGCGCCTGGTCGCGGGAGGAATCCGCGGCGAGGCCGGGGCGCACCACCCCGAACTCACGGCTCGCGCCCGATGCGGGCGCCGGCCGCGACGAGGCCGCGGCCAGACACAGGGCTGCAATCAGGATCAGCCGAGCGGACATGAGGAGTTCTCGGGGGTGAACGGCCCGGTGCCGGGCAAGAATAGCCCAGCACGCATGTCTCGGCCATGCCCGGCCGGGCTGCGGCCGGGGAACGGCTCCCCGGTCCTGCCTTTCTTCTTATGACTTGGGGCGGCTAGTGTCGTTCACCATGTGGGACGGCACAGATCCGGACGGGGTTTCCGACGAAGCGCTCATTCATGCTTTTCAGAGCCACTCGGTCGAAAACCTCAAGCGACAGGCGGTTTCGCTGCTGATCGGTCGCTGGCAGGGGCGCGTCTACCAGTGGGTGCGACGCTTCGTTCGCGAGCACGAGCAGGCGCTGGATCTGGCTCAGGACTGCCTCATTCAGATGTACGAAGCACTGCCGTGCTACGAGTCGCGCGGAAAGTTTTCGGCCTGGTTGTTCACCATCGTCCACAACAAATGTATGAGCCAGCTCAGACGGCGCCCGCTGATGCGCGATCCAGAGGTCGAGCCGGACGACCTCGTCGGAGGCGGACGCTCGCCGGAGGATGGCTACGAGTCGGCGGAGCAACAGGCGCGAGTGCTGAACGCCGTGCGTGATGCGCTCGAGCCGCATGAGCAGGCTGCGCTGTGGTTGCGTGCCTGGGAAGGAATGAGCGTCGAGGACATCACGAGCCTGATGGGGTTCGAAGGGGCGACCGGTGCGCGGGGAGTGCTCCAGACCGCACGCCGCAAGCTCCGCATTGCGCTCGCGGAACCGCGCGGCGAGGGGGGGCTGCACTCATGACCGAGGAACGGTTCACGGCCGACGAGTTCGCGCGGCTCCTGGCGCTCGAGGCACGTGACCCCGAGCGGCTGCGGCTCGAGGCCGATCCGCGGTTCGCCGCCTGGCAGCGCATGCATCTCGAGTTCGAGACCCCGCTTCATTCGAGTGTCGCGCCGGGGGAGCTCGAGCAGGCGAGAGTCGAACTCGCCCATCGGATGCGCGCGGTTCTGGAGCCGACTGAACGCGAGCCTGCTTCGGCGGAGGGGCCGCCGCCGGAGCGCCGGAGTGAGCCGTCGAGTCCTCGGCCGAAGCGCGGTTCGTGGTTCGAACGCTGGATGGGTGGTTCGATGTTGCGGCCCGCGGTGGCGCTCGCGGCCACGGTGGTCGCGGTGAGTGCGGTGTGGTGGATGTCGAATCGCGGACCGGCCCCCGGCATCGAGCGCGGCGCGCGCGACGCCTCGGCTCTGGTGCTGCACGTCGAGTCGGGAATCGACCGCGCCGAGCTGAGCTGGAACGCGATCGCGGGAGCGGAGTCCTACCGCGTGGTGTTCTACGGGGCCGACCTCGCCGAGCTTGCCAGACGCGAGGCCGATGCCGCGCTCGGCCTGAGGCTGGCCGCGGATTCATTGCCAGCGGGCCTGGTGCATGGCGCCGAGGTCGCGGTCGAAGTCGTGGCGATCCAGGGCGAGACGGTGCTCGCGACCTCGAGGGTGGTCACGCTGCGCGTACCGTGAGGCCGCCGCCGCGCTCGGCTCGCTCGGCTCTACGCTGGTCGCGAGGCGTGCATGCGGCGCGCGCGGTGCGCTAGGGTCGCGCGATGCGATTCCAAGTTTCGCTGCTCCCGCACGCCATCGCCTTCGCCGTCGCGCTCTCGCGGGTCGTCGACGGACGCTTGGCGAGCACGGCCGCGGCACCCGCCGATACCTCGCGCGCCGTCGCGCAGCTGCGGGCGGATGCCGATTCACTGCGGCCGCTCACGCGCTCGAGGCTCGCCCGTGAGTTTCTGGCCGCCACTGCGGTGCTGAGCGCTCGTGCGCCTCGCACGGTGTGGCGCGATTCGGCGCGGACGCGGTGGTGGAACGACGTCGAGGCGCGCGCGCTGCCCGACTCGACGCGAGCCCGACTGGTGTCGCGCGAGCTGGACGAATCCTTCTTCTGGAACACACGCTACGGGTCGCCGCTCTCGTACGTGCGAGCGCTCGAGATCGCGGCGCGCCACGGATTCGAGG
The nucleotide sequence above comes from Candidatus Eisenbacteria bacterium. Encoded proteins:
- a CDS encoding sigma-70 family RNA polymerase sigma factor; this translates as MWDGTDPDGVSDEALIHAFQSHSVENLKRQAVSLLIGRWQGRVYQWVRRFVREHEQALDLAQDCLIQMYEALPCYESRGKFSAWLFTIVHNKCMSQLRRRPLMRDPEVEPDDLVGGGRSPEDGYESAEQQARVLNAVRDALEPHEQAALWLRAWEGMSVEDITSLMGFEGATGARGVLQTARRKLRIALAEPRGEGGLHS